The Streptococcus mitis genomic sequence TAAGGCAAACTGGAAAATAAAAAGATATTTTTCGGAGAAAAAACATGACAAAAAACTTATTAGTAGAACTCGGTCTTGAAGAATTACCAGCCTATGTTGTCACACCAAGTGAAAAACAACTAGGCGAAAAAATGGCAGCCTTCCTCAAGGAAAACCGCCTGTCTTTTGAAGCTGTTCAAACCTTCTCAACACCACGTCGTTTAGCTGTTCGTGTAACTGGTCTTGCAGACAAACAGTCTGATTTGACAGAAGATTTTAAGGGGCCAGCAAAGAAAATTGCCTTGGATAGTGATGGAAATTTCACCAAAGCAGCTCAAGGATTTGTCCGAGGAAAAGGCTTGACTGTTGAAGATATCGAATTTCGTGAAATTAAGGGTGAAGAATATGTCTATGTTACCAAGGAAGAAATTGGTCAAGCAGTTGAAGCCATTGTTCCTGGTGTTGTAGATGTCTTGAAGTCCTTGACTTTCCCTGTCAGCATGCACTGGGCTAACAACACCTTTGAATATATCCGCCCTGTTCACACTTTAACTGTTCTTTTAGATGAAGAAGAGTTTGATTTGGATTTCCTTGATATCAAGGGAGATCGTGTCAGCCGTGGTCATCGTTTCTTGGGACAAGAAACTAAGATTCAGTCAGCATTGAGCTACGAAGAAGACCTTCGTAAGCAGTTTGTAATCGCGGATCCTCGTGAACGTGAGCAAATGATTGTTGACCAAATCAAAGCAATCGAAACTGAGCATGGTGTACGTATCGAAATTGATGCTGATTTGCTTAATGAAGTCTTGAACTTGGTTGAATACCCAACTGCCTTTATGGGAAGTTTTGATGCCAAATACCTTGAAGTTCCAGAAGAAGTTTTGGTGACTTCAATGAAAGAACACCAACGTTACTTTGTTGTTCGTGATCAAGACGGTAAACTATTGCCAAACTTCATTTCTGTTCGTAACGGAAACGCAGAGTATTTGGAAAATGTCATTAAAGGAAATGAAAAAGTCTTAGTAGCTCGCTTAGAAGACGGTGAATTCTTCTGGCGTGAAGACCAAAAATTGGTGATTTCAGATCTTGTTGAAAAATTAAACAATGTCACCTTCCATGAGAAGATTGGTTCCCTTCGTGAACACATGATTCGTACGGGGCAGATTGCTATTCTCTTGGCAGAAAAAGCTGGTTTGTCAGCGGATGAAACGATTGACTTAGCTCGTGCAGCAGCCATTTACAAGTTTGACTTGTTGACAGGTATGGTTGGCGAATTTGACGAGCTCCAAGGAATTATGGGTGAGAAATATGCCCTTCTTGCTGGTGAAACTCCAGCGGTGGCAGCTGCTATTCGTGAACACTACATGCCTACTTCAGCTGAAGGAGAACTTCCAGAGAGCAAGGTTGGAGCCATTCTAGCCATTGCAGACAAATTGGATACGATTTTGAGTTTCTTCTCAGTAGGCTTGATTCCATCAGGTTCTAATGACCCTTATGCCCTTCGTCGTGCGACCCAAGGTGTTGTTCGTATCTTGGATGCCTTTGGTTGGCACATTGCTATGGACGAGCTGATAGATAGCCTTTATGCATTGAAATTTGATAGCTTGACTTATGAAAATAAGGCAGAGGTTATGGATTTTATCAAGGCTCGTGTTGATAAGATGATGGGTTCTACTCCAAAAGATATCAAGGAAGCCGTTCTTGCAGGATCAAACTTTGTTGTGGCGGATATGTTGGAAGCAGCAAGTGCTCTCGTAGAAGCAAGCAAGGAAGAAGACTTCAAACCATCTGTTGAATCACTTTCTCGTGCCTTTAACTTGGCTGAAAAGGTAGAAGGAGTTGCAACAGTTGATTCAGCACTTTTTGAAAATGACCAAGAAAAAGCTTTGGCGGAAGCAGTAGAAACACTCGTTTTATCAGGTTCTGCAAGTCAGCAATTGAAACAACTCTTTGCGCTTAGCCCAGTCATTGATGCATTCTTTGAGAATACCATGGTTATGGCTGAAAATGAAGCAGTCCGTCAAAATCGTTTGGCAATCTTGTCTCATTTAACTCAAAAAGCAGCTAAACTTGCACGTTTTAACCAAATCAATACCAAATAAAATCTGTTAAACGGATTAAATCTTATCATAAAGGAGAGAAACATGGATCCTAAAAAAATTGATCGTATCAACGAGCTTGCTAAAAAGAAAAAAGCAGAAGGCTTGACACCAGAAGAAAAAGTGGAACAAGCTAAACTACGTGAGGAGTACATCGAAGGTTATCGTCGCTCTGTTCGTCACCACATTGAGGGAATCAAAATTGTGGACGAAGAAGGAAACGATGTTACACCAGAAAAACTACGCCAAGTTCAACGTGAAAAAGGATTACATGGTCGTAGTCTCGATGATCCAAACTCATAATAAGCATTCTCTCTTTTAACAAAGATAGATGAAATAATAAGTAAAAGACTAGCAGACAAAAACTGCTAGTCTTTTTTTTGATAAAAAAGGAACCAAGATGGTTCCTAAAATGATTAGTTACTTGCTCCAGATGTAGCGTCAGCGCCACCACCGTGACCACCGGCATCACCTGAATCAGAAGCTCCAGATGTAGCATCTGCATCGCCGTGACCATGTCCGCCAGCAGGAGCTGCAGCATTTCCACCGACTAAACGTTGACCAGTTGTATTGAGGTACCAATCAAGCCATGGTTGGAAATTAAAGATAATCTCATTAATTCCAGCATATGAACCATCTGGGTAGTACATTGCTTGGTAATTATGGGTATTAATAACACCTTCAGGTGTTCCTGGCACAATTGTACGGACATATTCTTGATCCCCGTTACGCAATACGCCGACAACCCATTCAACGTTTTTCATTCTAGAATCTGGCAATGTACCGTGTACTGTTCCTAATCTATTTCCTGATTGAGCACGTACACGTTTACCAAACATTGTATCTGGGTCTTGGTGTGCGTTATTAAAGTACAAAAATTGATTGTTATCATCTGCAAATGTCAATTCAAATGGCATTGCTTTCAAGAACATGTCAATTTGGTTAACTGTCAAGATACCGTGGTCTAATTTAACGTAAGTATCTCCAGAAACAGCTCCAACAAGTTCAGCAGCTTTTTCTACCCATTCAGGATCATCTGGATCAACACCTTGGATGGTAGTTGCAATTGAATTTGTACAATATAAATCTTCTGGCTCAATTGGTTTTGGTTTTTTCAATTTTGAAACGACTCCCACGTATTTTACAAAGTTGTCTAAACATGTTTCAAGGAAATTAACAGTTCCTTCATTTGTGATATTTCCATTAACATCAAAAGCTTCTTTAGCTTTACCAAGAAGGAATTCATTTCCTGGAAGTGTGTAGGCATTGACACCTGGAGCGTCAAGAATCTTACGAAGGTGAACTTGGGCACGTGAAGTACCTTGGTCATAGTAAGAAGCACCCACAATCATGACTGGTTTGTTTTCAAATGGATGAACTTCATATGAAAGCCATTCAAGAACAGATTTTAGGGAAGCTGAGATTGTGTGGTTGTGCTCAGGCGTAGCAATGATAACACCATCAGCACGAGTAATTCTGTTATACAAAAGACGTAATTGGAAACTTTCATCCCATTTTTCGTCCTGGTTAAACATTGGAACTTCGTCAATTTCAAGGACTTCTAATTCAAATTTGAGTTTGAAGTGACGACGGATGAATTCCAAGAGTTTACGGTTATATGATTGATCGTAGTTTGATCCTACAAGTCCAACAAATTTCATTCTTTTTGGTCTCCTATCTTACAAATTTTCCCAGTCAAAGTCTTCTGCATCTTTGCGAAGTAATTCTTGTGCATTGCGCAATTTTTCTGTGATTTTTACAAAGATACGGTAGTCGTCAAAAGTAGCATCCAGTTTTTTGATCACATCAAGATCTACTAGGTCTCCACTTGGGTTGAAAGCTTGAAGAGAATGTGAAAGCAAGAATTCATCTGGAAGGACACTTGCTTTAATTTCTGGGGCATTCAAGATTTGGCGAAGTTGTAATTGGGCACGTGATGAACCAAGCGTACCGTAAGAAGCACCTGTAATCATGATTGGTTTGTTCAAAAGTGGGTAAATACCGTATGACAACCAAGCTAGAGCGCTCATCAAAACTGCAGGAATAGAGTGGTCATACTCAGGAGTGCCGATAATAACGCCATCTGCCTCTTCAATTTTAGCAGCAATTTCTAAAATTTCAACAGGTACTTGCTTGTCAGCTGGTTTGTTGAAGACAGGGATATCCTTGATTTCAACAAGTTCAATTTCAGCTTTTTCAGCAAAGTGTTTTTGCATGTATTGAAGCAATTGACGGTTTGTAGAACGTTTTGAATTTGTTCCAACAATAGCAATAAGTTTTAACATGAGATTTCCTTTCTCTTTTTACATAATACGATTTTAAAACTCCATTGAAACATCTATTTCTATAGAGTAGGAATTCCTGAAGAACAGCTTAGGTGACCTTCCTTATCGATGAGGATAGCTTCGATGCCCTCCAAACTTTCGACTTGCCAGAGGATAGAAGCAGGTCTTTCTCCAAATAAACGAGTTGTCCATATTTCACCATCAACTGATTTATCAGAGATGATTGTGAGACTTGCTAGTTTCGTTTCAACAGGATATCCTGTTTGACTGTCAAAAATATGATGGTAATCTTTTCCATCGACTGTCAGGTGACGTTCATAAATGCCTGAAGTCACGACAGATTTATTGACAACAGGGATGGTCATTAAGTGATTTCCCCTCGGATTGGCTGGGTCTTTAATCCCGATTTGCCAAGGCTGATTTCCTCTTGCCTGATTTTTTCCAATAGTCAGGATATTCCCTCCCAGATTGATCAAGGCAGATGTCACTCCCTCTTCTCTCAGAAATTGGGCAACCTTATCCGCACTATAACCCTTGGCTAAACAACCAAGATCGATTTTCATTCCTTTTTGTTTTAAAAACACAGTGGAAGTGGAAGAATCTAACTCGATAGAATGAGGATTGATTAAAGGAAGTACTGATTCAATTTCTTGAGGCTGGGCAACTTTGGCATCTGAAAAACCGATACGCCAGGTTTGAATCAAGGGACCAATGCTGATGTTGAGATGACTAGAGGGCGCTAGGCTATGCTCTAATCCAAGTGAAATCAATTCAAACAAATCAGGATGAACTTTGACTGGAGCTATTCCAGCTTGATAATTGATTTCCATCAACTCCGATTCTTGACTATTGGCATTGAAGCGGTATTCAAGCTCTTTGAGCAAATCAAAGGATTTTTGGAGCAAGCTATCGGCTCGCTCATCTACTAATGAAATAGTGATAGTAGTCCCCATTAGCCGTTCGGAATGTGAACTAAGAGGCAAGCTACCAACTCCTTTCTCTTATGAAAAGAAGGTTGAAACATTGTAAATTTATATTAAATTTAACCCCTTACATTTTCTTTCCATGATACTAGCATACCATAAAGTCAGCGTTTTCACAAATAAAATTTGTAAACTTGTCAAGAAATATGCTCAGAAAATAAAGAGTAATTGTAAGAAAGGCTGATAAAATACAGATTATTTACATTTTTTTACAAAAAAATCGGGAAAATTAGCTAAACTCTTGTAAACGCTAACAGTAAATGTTATACTAGAAAGGTAAATTTAAAATTGAAGGTAGGAATTTTTCTATGAGTAAAATCGTTGTAGTTGGTGCTAACCACGCTGGTACAGCATGTATTAATACTATGTTGGATAATTTTGGAAATGAGAACGAAATTGTTGTATTCGACCAAAACTCTAACATCTCTTTCCTAGGATGTGGAATGGCCCTTTGGATCGGTGAACAAATTGACGGTGCTGAAGGCTTGTTCTATTCTGATAAAGAAAAATTGGAAGCTAAAGGTGCTAAGGTATACATGAATTCACCAGTTCTTTCAATCGACTATGATAACAAAGTAGTTACAGCAGAAGTTGAAGGGAAAGAGCACAAAGAATCATACGATAAATTGATTTTCGCTACAGGTTCTACACCAATCTTGCCACCAATCGAAGGTGTTGAAATTGTTAAAGGAAACCGTGAATTTAAAGCAACTCTTGAAAATGTACAATTCGTTAAATTGTACCAAAATGCTGAAGAAGTGATTCATAAATTGGCTGACAAGAGCCAACACCTTGACCGTATCGCCGTTGTTGGTGGTGGATACATCGGTGTTGAACTTGCTGAAGCTTTTGAGCGTCTTGGAAAAGAAGTTGTCCTTGTTGACATCGTAGATACTGTCTTGAACGGATACTACGACAAAGACTTCACTCAAATGATGGCGAAGAACTTGGAAGACCACAACATCCGCTTGGCGCTTGGTCAAACTGTTAAAGCAATTGAGGGTGACGGTAAAGTTGAACGCTTGATTACTGATAAAGAAACTTTCGATGTGGATATGGTTATCCTTGCAGTTGGTTTCCGTCCAAACACAGCCCTTGCTGATGGAAAAATTGAACTCTTCCGTAACGGTGCCTTCCTTGTAGACAAGAAACAAGAAACATCTATCCCAGGCGTTTACGCAGTAGGTGACTGTGCGACTGTTTATGACAACGCTCGTAAAGACACTAGCTACATCGCTCTTGCTTCAAATGCTGTTCGTACTGGTATCGTTGGTGCATACAACGCTTGTGGACATGAATTGGAAGGAATTGGTGTTCAAGGTTCAAATGGTATCTCAATCTACGGTCTTCACATGGTTTCAACTGGTTTGACTCTTGAAAAAGCTAAAGCTGCTGGTTACAACGCAACTGAAACAGGCTTTAACGATCTTCAAAAACCAGAATTTATGAAGCATGACAACCATGAAGTTGCCATCAAGATTGTCTTTGACAAAGATAGCCGTGAAATTCTTGGTGCACAAATGGTTTCACACGATTCTGCAATCAGCATGGGAATCCACATGTTCTCACTTGCTATCCAAGAGCATGTAACAATTGATAAATTGGCATTGACAGACCTATTCTTCTTGCCACACTTTAACAAACCATATAACTACATCACAATGGCTGCACTTACAGCTGAAAAATAAAATTTGATGAACTATCTGTCCTTAAGTTAAGGTCAGATAGTTTTTTAATCAATGTGTACCCATACAATTACATTATTTTTATCTTGTGATTCCTTCTAATCTAACTTAAAATGAAATGGTAGCTACCAATACAAATGATGAGGATAAAGAAATGACTGAAAATCGTTATGAACTAAATAAAAACTTGGCGCAGATGCTCAAGGGTGGGGTTATCATGGACGTTCAGAACCCTGAACAAGCCCGTATTGCAGAGGCTGCTGGTGCGGCAGCTGTGATGGCCTTGGAACGAATTCCGGCTGATATCCGTGCGGCTGGTGGGGTTTCCCGTATGAGTGATCCAAAGATGATTAAGGAAATCCAAGAAGCGGTTAGCATTCCAGTAATGGCCAAGGTCAGAATCGGGCACTTTGTTGAAGCTCAGATTTTAGAGGCTATTGAAATTGACTATATCGATGAGAGTGAAGTTTTATCTCCAGCTGACGACCGTTTCCATGTGGATAAGAAAGAATTCCAAGTTCCTTTTGTCTGTGGAGCTAAGGATTTGGGCGAAGCCTTGCGTCGTATCGCTGAAGGTGCTTCTATGATTCGTACCAAAGGAGAACCGGGTACGGGGGATATCGTCCAAGCTGTTCGTCATATGCGTATGATGAATCAGGAAATTCGCCGCATTCAAAACCTACGTGAGGACGAACTTTATGTTGCTGCTAAGGACTTACAAGTCCCTGTAGAATTGGTTCAATACGTCCATGAGCATGGAAAATTGCCAGTTGTAAACTTTGCTGCTGGAGGTGTTGCAACACCAGCAGATGCCGCGCTGATGATGCAATTAGGGGCAGAAGGTGTATTTGTCGGTTCAGGTATTTTCAAGTCAGGAGATCCTGTTAAACGAGCGAGTGCCATTGTCAAAGCGGTAACCAATTTCCGAAATCCTCAGATCCTAGCTCAAATCTCTGAAGATCTAGGAGAAGCCATGGTGGGTATTAATGAAAATGAAATCCAAATTCTCATGGCTGAGCGAGGGAAATAGATGAAAATTGGAATATTGGCCTTGCAAGGTGCCTTTGCAGAACATGCAAAAGTGCTAGATCAATTAGGTGTCGAGAGTGTTGAAATCAGAAATCTAGATGATTTTCAGAAACATCAGAGTGATTTGTCGGGATTGATATTACCTGGTGGAGAATCTACAACCATGGGCAAGCTCTTACGTGAGCAGGACATGCTGATTCCCATTCGAGAAGCCATTCTATCTGGCTTACCAGTGTTTGGGACCTGTGCAGGTTTAATTTTGCTGGCTAAGGAAATTACTTCTCAGGAAGAGAGTCATCTAGGAACTATGGATATGGTAGTCGAGCGCAATGCCTATGGGCGCCAACTAGGAAGTTTCTATACGGAAGCAGAATGTAAGGGAGTTGGCAAGATTCCGATGACCTTTATTCGCGGGCCGATTATCAGTAGTGTTGGAGAAGATGTAGAAATTCTAGCAACAGTTGACAATCAAATCGTTGCAGCCCAAGAAAAAAATATGTTGGTAACTTCTTTTCATCCAGAGTTGACGGATGATGTGCGCTTGCATCAGTATTTTATCAATATGTGCAAACAAAAAAGTTGAGACTGAATTTCTCAACTTTTTTACATGTAATAAACAATTGCGATGTATTGGAGGGCAGATGCAGCTAGGATAAAGAGGTGCCAAATCATGTGGAAATAAGGTTTTTTCTTGGCGTAAAATCCAGCCCCAACTGTATAACAGAGTCCGCCAGTTACCATGAGACTCCAGAAAATGGGCGTTGTTTGACTGATAATGGCAGGAATGATAGCTAAAACCAACCAGCCCATAATCAGGTAAAGAGCAAGGCTAAATTTCTCATTGACTTTTTTAGCAAAGATTTTATAGAGAATACCAAAGATGGTCGTTCCCCATTGGATGGCAATAATCAGATAGCCAAACCGGTTATTCATTAAGGTCAAGACGACGGGCGTGTATGAGCCTGCAATAGCAACATAAATCATAGAATGGTCAATGATTCGCAAGACATATTTGTGGGTCGAACCATAGGCCATAGAGTGATAAATGGTGGATGATAGAAACATGAGAAAGAGACTAATAACGAAAATGGAAACGCCGATAGATGATAAAAAACCGTGTGCTTCATAACTATAGGTGGATGAAATAGGGAGTAAGATGAGCATGATAACGGCCCCCACAGCATGGGTCACGCTATTAGCAATTTCCTCTCCAAAACTGAGTTGTTTGCTGAGTTTAAGACTAGTGTTCATTGGATTACCTCCTCTTGAGTATGATGGATTAAGTCTAGAGTTTGATGATAGAGTTTAACAGTTTGGCAGCTGGTTTGGATGATGGGGTTAGCTGGGTCCATTCCTTGGTTCATGTAGTTTACAAAAGCATCGTAGAGTTGGTCTGAACTTGCTTGACTTTGTAGAGTATTAAGTGTCTGTGCTATTTCTTGAATAGAGAATACTGACTTGAGGGTTGTGATAGCAATCAGACGGGCAATCTGTTGGCGTTGGTATTTTTTCTTGTCAGGCTTTGTCAGGTAACCATGTTTCACATAATTATTGACCATAGATGCTGTTAGGCCCTTGTCTTTATCAGGAGAGATAGGGGCGCAGACCTGATTGACATAGAGTAAAACCTGGTCCAGATAGAGGTCAATGTTTGGAATTTCTGCCCATTTTGGGTAGGAAAAGGTAGTTTTCATTTTCAACTCCTTTTTATCTAGTTTTAATAACTAGATTATAAAATAACAAAAACAGAAAGTCAAGTTTTAACTGCTTGTAGAAAGACTTAAATTATGCTATGATGGGAGAAACTAGTCAGAAATGAGGAGAAAAGATGGAAATTCGTTTAGCTTTTCCAAATGAAGTAGATGCCATCATGCAGGTGATGGAGGATGCTAAAAAATGTTTAGCAGATGCTGGTAGTGACCAGTGGCAAAATGGTTATCCAAATGCTGATATTATTATTGAGGATATTATCTCAGGTCAAGCTTACGTAGCCTTGGAAGAGGGAGAACTACTAGCTTATGCATCTGTGACCAAGAGTCCAGAGGCAGCCTATGAAGCCATTTATGAAGGCAACTGGCAAGCTGGGGAGTCAGAGTACCTAGTCTTTCACCGTATTGCTGTGGCAGCAGATGTCCAGGGACAGGGAGTTGCTCAAACCTTTTTAGAGGGCTTGATTGAAGGTTTTGACTATCTAGATTTTCGCTCAGATACGCATGTTGCAAACAAGGTCATGCAGCATATCTTTGAAAAACTAGGTTTTAAACAGGTTGGTAAGGTTCCAGTTGATGGCGAACGCTTGGCCTATCAAAAATTGAAGAAATAATGCAAAAGATGTACGTAAAAATCCTCTACTTTTCGCCAATAGGAACCTTGTCTTTGGTTGCCGACGAGCAATATCTGTATGGAATTTGGGTTCAGGAGCAGAAGCATTTTGAGAGGGGACTAGGAGATGAGCCGATAGAAGCAGTTGTTAGTCATCCCATTTTAGATCCAGTTATTGCTTGCTTAGATGCTTACTTTAAAGGCAAGCCTCAGGATTTATCCGACTTGCCTTTGGCTCCAATCGGAACTGATTTTGAAAAGCGAGTTTGGTACTATTTACAGAGAATTCCTTATGGCCAGACAGTGACCTATGGACAAATAGCCCAAGACCTGCAAGTGGCTTCTGCTCAAGCAATTGGTGGAGCAGTGGGGCGCAATCCTTGGTCTATCCTAGTACCTTGTCATCGTGTGCTAGGAGCAGGCAAGCGTCTGACAGGGTATGCTGCAGGAGTGGAAAAGAAAGCTTGGCTCTTGGAGCATGAAGGTGCAGATTTTAAAGATATAAAATAGAGAGTGAAAGACATGTTAGAATTTATCGAATACCCAAAATGTTCAACTTGTAAAAAAGCAAAACAAGAATTAAACCAACTCGGTGTGGACTACAAAGCTGTTCACATCGTAGAAGAAACACCCAGCCAAGAAGTCATTTTAAATTGGCTAGAGACCTCAGGGTTCGAGCTAAAGCAATTTTTCAACACCAGTGGAATCAAATACCGTGAATTAGGATTGAAAGATAAGGTAGGAAGTTTATCGAACCAAGAAGCGGCTGAGTTGCTAGCAAGTGACGGTATGTTGTTAAAACGGCCCATTTTAGTAGAAAATGGAACTGTTAAGCAAATCGGTTATCGAAAACCTTATGAAGAATTGGGATTGAAATAGTTTTTATCTATCTCTTTGATAGATAAAATATATAACCTCCCTGTTTCAAAGTATGATAAACTAGTAGGTAGACAAAGTCTGTATCTGACCGTAGCAAATAATTTCATTGACGGCAGAAGTATGGTAGAATGAATCATTATCAGGAGAGGATGTTTTTATGAATGTTACAATGATTTTAGCATCAGATTGGTACCAAAACTTGATGCAATTGATTCCGGATGGCAAACTTTTTAGTCTGCGTTCGGTCTTTGATGGAATTCCGAGAATTGTCCAACAACTTCCAATAACGATTATGTTGACCATTGGTGGTGCTCTTTTTGGCTTGGTTTTGGCACTTCTTTTTGCCATTGTGAAAATCAATCGTGTCAAGATTTTATATCCCTTGCAGGCCTTCTTTGTTAGCTTCCTAAAAGGGACACCGATTTTGGTGCAACTCATGTTGACCTACTACGGAATCCCTTTGGCCTTGAAAGCCCTCAATCAGCAATGGGGAACTGGTCTCAATATCAATGCTATTCCAGCGGCTGTTTTTGCGATTGTCGCCTTTGCATTTAATGAGGCAGCTTATGCGAGTGAAACCATTCGTGCAGCCATTCTCTCAGTCAATCCTGGTGAGATTGAGGCGGCACGAAGTCTGGGTATGACCCGAGCGCAAGTTTATCGTCGCGTAATTATTCCAAATGCAGCAGTTGTGGCAACTCCAACTTTAATCAATTCCCTAATCGGTTTGACCAAGGGAACTTCCCTAGCATTTAGTGCGGGTGTTGTGGAAGTCTTTGCCCAAGCTCAGATTCTAGGTGGAGCTGATTATCGTTACTTTGAGCGATTCATCTCCGTTGCCCTTGTTTATTGGGTAGTCAATATCGGAATTGAAAGCCTAGGTCGTTTTATCGAGAGAAAAATGGCTATTTCTGCACCTGATACAGTGCAAACAGATGCGAAAGGAGACCTTCGTTAATGATTAAGATTTCGAATTTAAGCAAATCCTTTTCAGGACAGACTGTCTTGGATCATCTGGACTTGGATATTCAAAAAGGGGAAGTTGTAGCCTTGATTGGTTCTTCAGGAGCTGGAAAATCAACTTTTCTTCGCAGTCTCAATTATCTTGAAACACCTGACAGTGGCTCTATTCAGATTGATGATTTCTCAGTTGATTTTTCTAAAATCACTCAAGAAGAAATCCTTGCCCTTCGTCGTAAGTTGTCTATGGTTTTTCAGCAGTTTAATTTGTTTGAACGCCGCACAGCACTTGATAATGTGAAAGAAGGCTTGGTTGTGGTCAAGAAATTATCTGACCAAGAAGCGACTAAGATTGCCAAGGAAGAGTTGGCTAAAGTTGGGCTTTCTGACCGTGAAAAACATTACCCTCGCCATTTATCAGGTGGACAAAAGCAACGGGTTGCCTTGGCGCGTGCGCTTGCTATGAAACCAGATGTCTTACTCTTAGATGAACCAACTTCAGCTCTTGACCCAGAATTGGTTGGTGAAGTAGAAAAATCTATTGCAGATGCTGCTAAGTCAGGACAGACTATGATTTTGGTCAGTCACGATATGTCCTTTGTAGCCCAAGTGGCTGATAAGATTCTCTTCCTAGATAAGGGGAAAATCATTGAGTCTGGAACTCCGGATGAGATTATCCACCATCCTAAAGAAGAGCGGACAAAAGAATTCTTCGCTAGTTACAAACGGACTTATATTTGATATAATAGATAAAGAAAAACTCAGTTAGCTGGACTAGCTGAGTTTACTCTTTAAAAAAGATAGAAATGAGAGAAACATGCTACTGCAACTATTTTCTTTATATTTCGAGAGTTTGATCTTGACTACCATCCTCGTCCTGATTTTTTTAGGGATTTGGATTGGACTGAGAGCCATGTCGGGAGTTGATAAGACAGCCAAGGCTCGCCAAGCCCATCTCTATGATATGATTATGATTGGAGTCTTGGTTGTTCCAGTATTATCCTTTGCGGTTATGAGTTTAATTCTTGTTTTCAAAGCATAATCCTTGCGTGATTGACAAGAAAGAGTTAGAATAAAGATAGTTACAACAAGAAAGAAGGAAACTATATGTACGATACTATTATTATCGGTGCTGGACCTGCAGGGATGACTGCAGCCTTGTATGCTGCTCGAAGCAATCTGAAAGTAGCCTTGATTGAAGGTGGTCTGCCAGGTGGTCAGATGAATAATACATCTGATATTGAAAATTACCCAGGATACGCTAATATTAGTGGGCCAGAATTGGCAGAAAAAATGTTTGAACCGCTTGAAAATCTTGGTGTTGAGCACATTTATGGTTATGTTGAAAATGTCGAAGACCATGGTGATTTTAAGAAAGTGATGACTGATGACCAAACTTATGAAACACGTACAGTTATCGTAGCAACTGGTTCTAAACACCGTCCTTTGGGAGTACCTGGAGAAGAAGAACTGAACAGTCGTGGTGTTTCTTATTGTGCCGTTTGTGATGGTGCTTTCTTCCGTGACCAAGATTTATTGGTAGTTGGTGGTGGAGATTCAGCTGTTGAAGAAGCCCTCTTCTTGACTCGTTTTGCCAAGACTGTTACCATTGTTCACCGTCGTGACCAACTTCGTGCCCAAAAAGTTTTACAAGACCGCGCCTTTGCGAATGAGAAAATCAGCTTTATCTGGGATTCTGTAGTGAAGGAAATCAAGGGTGAAAACCGAGT encodes the following:
- the nox gene encoding H2O-forming NADH oxidase, translated to MSKIVVVGANHAGTACINTMLDNFGNENEIVVFDQNSNISFLGCGMALWIGEQIDGAEGLFYSDKEKLEAKGAKVYMNSPVLSIDYDNKVVTAEVEGKEHKESYDKLIFATGSTPILPPIEGVEIVKGNREFKATLENVQFVKLYQNAEEVIHKLADKSQHLDRIAVVGGGYIGVELAEAFERLGKEVVLVDIVDTVLNGYYDKDFTQMMAKNLEDHNIRLALGQTVKAIEGDGKVERLITDKETFDVDMVILAVGFRPNTALADGKIELFRNGAFLVDKKQETSIPGVYAVGDCATVYDNARKDTSYIALASNAVRTGIVGAYNACGHELEGIGVQGSNGISIYGLHMVSTGLTLEKAKAAGYNATETGFNDLQKPEFMKHDNHEVAIKIVFDKDSREILGAQMVSHDSAISMGIHMFSLAIQEHVTIDKLALTDLFFLPHFNKPYNYITMAALTAEK
- a CDS encoding GNAT family N-acetyltransferase, which codes for MEIRLAFPNEVDAIMQVMEDAKKCLADAGSDQWQNGYPNADIIIEDIISGQAYVALEEGELLAYASVTKSPEAAYEAIYEGNWQAGESEYLVFHRIAVAADVQGQGVAQTFLEGLIEGFDYLDFRSDTHVANKVMQHIFEKLGFKQVGKVPVDGERLAYQKLKK
- a CDS encoding DUF1836 domain-containing protein, encoding MKTTFSYPKWAEIPNIDLYLDQVLLYVNQVCAPISPDKDKGLTASMVNNYVKHGYLTKPDKKKYQRQQIARLIAITTLKSVFSIQEIAQTLNTLQSQASSDQLYDAFVNYMNQGMDPANPIIQTSCQTVKLYHQTLDLIHHTQEEVIQ
- the pdxS gene encoding pyridoxal 5'-phosphate synthase lyase subunit PdxS yields the protein MTENRYELNKNLAQMLKGGVIMDVQNPEQARIAEAAGAAAVMALERIPADIRAAGGVSRMSDPKMIKEIQEAVSIPVMAKVRIGHFVEAQILEAIEIDYIDESEVLSPADDRFHVDKKEFQVPFVCGAKDLGEALRRIAEGASMIRTKGEPGTGDIVQAVRHMRMMNQEIRRIQNLREDELYVAAKDLQVPVELVQYVHEHGKLPVVNFAAGGVATPADAALMMQLGAEGVFVGSGIFKSGDPVKRASAIVKAVTNFRNPQILAQISEDLGEAMVGINENEIQILMAERGK
- the pdxT gene encoding pyridoxal 5'-phosphate synthase glutaminase subunit PdxT, with amino-acid sequence MKIGILALQGAFAEHAKVLDQLGVESVEIRNLDDFQKHQSDLSGLILPGGESTTMGKLLREQDMLIPIREAILSGLPVFGTCAGLILLAKEITSQEESHLGTMDMVVERNAYGRQLGSFYTEAECKGVGKIPMTFIRGPIISSVGEDVEILATVDNQIVAAQEKNMLVTSFHPELTDDVRLHQYFINMCKQKS
- a CDS encoding methylated-DNA--[protein]-cysteine S-methyltransferase encodes the protein MQKMYVKILYFSPIGTLSLVADEQYLYGIWVQEQKHFERGLGDEPIEAVVSHPILDPVIACLDAYFKGKPQDLSDLPLAPIGTDFEKRVWYYLQRIPYGQTVTYGQIAQDLQVASAQAIGGAVGRNPWSILVPCHRVLGAGKRLTGYAAGVEKKAWLLEHEGADFKDIK
- the trhA gene encoding PAQR family membrane homeostasis protein TrhA, yielding MNTSLKLSKQLSFGEEIANSVTHAVGAVIMLILLPISSTYSYEAHGFLSSIGVSIFVISLFLMFLSSTIYHSMAYGSTHKYVLRIIDHSMIYVAIAGSYTPVVLTLMNNRFGYLIIAIQWGTTIFGILYKIFAKKVNEKFSLALYLIMGWLVLAIIPAIISQTTPIFWSLMVTGGLCYTVGAGFYAKKKPYFHMIWHLFILAASALQYIAIVYYM